A genomic stretch from Antarcticibacterium flavum includes:
- a CDS encoding DNA cytosine methyltransferase translates to MKKNKIKIVGLFSGCGGLDLGFKQAGYNIIWANDILKDACDTYKLNVGNHIVNEDITKIDLKSIPPADLIIGGPPCQGFSGIGKRDPNDNRSALVYSYLDVVNKIQPKIFLFENVTGIKSSKTPDGTKVIDNLKNAFEHIGYHINIHTLNAADYGVPQKRKRVFIIGNRIGVDITAPPQTHFDSVKDKKPWITSFEAISDLESPSENGNVKYRNSPLCEYQSLMRENTNRTTLHKIPYSSPTDKEIMKHVKPGGNYMDVPDKVSTKRIMYFKSTGGRTTTYGRLDPNKPSYTLNTHFNRPNIGCNIHYEDNRMITIREGLRFQSFPDDFHLVSKTQRNFYVQVGNAVPPLLSKAWAEHLKFYLIEKRSDLAISNAKSGVEPFIK, encoded by the coding sequence ATGAAAAAAAATAAAATAAAAATTGTAGGTTTATTTTCAGGTTGCGGTGGTTTAGATTTAGGATTTAAGCAAGCAGGTTATAATATTATTTGGGCGAATGACATTTTAAAAGATGCTTGTGATACATATAAATTAAATGTCGGGAACCATATTGTAAATGAAGATATAACTAAAATTGATTTGAAATCAATTCCGCCTGCTGATCTGATAATTGGTGGTCCTCCCTGTCAAGGATTTTCAGGGATAGGTAAAAGGGATCCAAATGATAATAGATCTGCATTAGTCTATTCGTATTTAGATGTAGTGAATAAGATTCAACCAAAGATTTTTTTATTTGAGAATGTGACAGGTATAAAATCTTCAAAGACTCCTGATGGTACTAAAGTTATAGATAATCTAAAAAATGCATTTGAACATATTGGCTATCATATTAATATTCACACATTAAACGCTGCAGATTATGGTGTGCCACAAAAAAGGAAAAGAGTATTTATAATTGGAAACAGAATTGGTGTCGACATAACGGCACCTCCACAAACTCATTTCGATAGTGTAAAGGATAAAAAACCTTGGATTACCTCCTTTGAAGCTATTTCTGATTTAGAATCTCCCTCTGAAAATGGAAATGTAAAATATAGAAATAGTCCATTATGTGAATATCAATCACTTATGCGAGAAAATACAAATAGAACTACCTTGCATAAGATACCCTACTCTAGTCCTACTGATAAAGAAATAATGAAGCATGTCAAACCTGGTGGTAATTATATGGATGTGCCTGATAAGGTTTCTACTAAAAGAATAATGTATTTCAAGAGTACTGGAGGTAGGACTACTACGTATGGTAGACTTGATCCTAATAAACCTAGTTATACATTAAACACACATTTTAATAGACCAAATATTGGCTGTAATATACATTATGAAGATAATAGAATGATTACGATTAGAGAGGGTTTAAGGTTTCAGTCCTTTCCTGATGATTTTCACCTAGTATCTAAAACACAAAGAAATTTTTACGTTCAAGTTGGAAATGCAGTTCCACCTTTATTATCCAAAGCTTGGGCTGAGCACCTTAAATTTTATTTAATTGAAAAGCGATCGGATCTGGCAATTTCAAATGCTAAATCGGGGGTGGAACCTTTCATAAAATAG
- a CDS encoding BpuSI family type II restriction endonuclease: MVNLWYNSDEVTGFHPVVKKAINDAISNCGYNSLLEVIHHPAIPNSTIVPDFAIKLKASNRYIFVMEVKKTARDITSQRFQNQARSYVSDFSPFWEPNYPKYFCLTNIEELILFADRQGPISNCILKDNPKSHLPFNPQTRDATHTIREFQATLEQILPIIYNRVQPEWENNWGPIIDSFFQNYKSVSAGLMHNKELSAELTLYELFRLLAFTYLKDYYNQTNNTNQSYFRSLPVADESLQAFKNRLSNNYNRVLQLDFKQIFSNHPNSTDRIFPENFTEPIKRYFINTIQTLNNFGTQAVSDNPLPEYIFNLLTSKVYDKETLHKKGKIMSDTELSILLATLTIENENSLVIDPCSGDGALLDAAYDYINILNLSSGITKSHNELLSQIRGTEVDPFLAQLATFRLVSKNLSGVNNSTNANILTGNTFDNPEKSGFDVLLMNPPFLRNDNPEAPITIADKTLMNSAIRNNGQPNFVTLASQPNLYFYFVNYALHFLNDKGRAGLILMAKFLNNEEGEHLKEFISDKVEAIILYPRNYFEEFKVTTVITILNKQPPSKIKFLRILDSDLLSRPNDIKSILSSNSGTVITSDYTIKETNRDIDSSENWKLYLIDPEDKFHNLDSLSFLEPLDTFFKIKKRGGAENYGGSKIIFPDFKKIPFSEINSSNKGFGIKNSRSARKLILDQEDLESEPAIHFPSRYDDNTNNGLDAINQSDTSLNAVFNIQNAIDAGKWKRIVNTAYRNKVSFDILIPRAERTKHTCYYNPFNNPVVLTTNFFYLRGFENGNADSSLSSSSQMKFIVAFLNSCFGQIQFEIHSNNQEGLRKLEGFHIDQFKVPDLKQLSRTEIISAVTAFENLNEQNISTSGDEGLATPRRILDEEIAKIIFLRDNLGFSSSGELADFFELFLAELVEDRKL; the protein is encoded by the coding sequence ATGGTAAATCTCTGGTACAACTCAGATGAAGTTACAGGTTTTCATCCAGTTGTCAAGAAAGCAATAAATGATGCTATTTCAAACTGTGGTTACAATTCTCTGTTAGAAGTAATTCATCACCCAGCAATTCCTAATAGCACTATAGTTCCTGACTTTGCAATCAAATTAAAAGCTTCCAACAGATATATCTTTGTTATGGAAGTAAAAAAAACTGCTCGTGATATTACTTCACAAAGATTTCAAAATCAAGCAAGGTCATATGTTTCAGATTTTTCTCCTTTTTGGGAACCAAATTATCCGAAATATTTTTGCCTGACTAATATTGAAGAATTGATTTTATTTGCAGATAGGCAAGGACCAATCTCAAATTGCATCTTAAAGGATAATCCAAAATCACATTTACCTTTCAACCCCCAAACTCGTGACGCTACTCACACAATAAGAGAGTTTCAGGCCACTTTAGAACAAATTTTACCAATAATTTATAACAGAGTTCAACCTGAATGGGAAAATAATTGGGGGCCCATCATAGATTCATTTTTTCAAAATTACAAGAGTGTTAGCGCCGGGTTAATGCATAATAAGGAATTGTCTGCAGAACTTACCTTATACGAACTATTCCGTTTACTAGCTTTTACTTATTTAAAAGATTATTATAACCAAACAAATAACACCAATCAAAGTTATTTCAGAAGTCTTCCTGTTGCGGACGAAAGCTTACAAGCTTTTAAAAATAGGCTATCAAATAATTACAATAGAGTTTTACAATTAGATTTTAAACAAATTTTTTCCAACCATCCAAATTCAACTGACAGAATATTTCCTGAAAACTTTACTGAACCTATTAAACGATACTTCATAAACACAATCCAAACACTGAATAATTTTGGCACCCAAGCAGTCTCAGACAATCCATTACCGGAATATATTTTTAATCTTTTAACTTCAAAAGTTTATGATAAAGAAACTCTGCACAAGAAGGGTAAAATAATGTCAGATACAGAATTGTCAATATTACTTGCAACTTTGACAATTGAAAATGAAAATTCTTTGGTAATTGATCCTTGCTCGGGGGATGGTGCTTTATTAGATGCAGCATATGATTATATTAATATACTTAATCTTTCTAGTGGAATAACGAAAAGTCATAATGAACTATTAAGTCAAATTAGAGGTACGGAAGTCGATCCATTTTTGGCTCAATTGGCAACATTTAGATTAGTTTCTAAAAATTTATCTGGGGTTAATAACAGTACCAATGCTAACATCCTTACGGGTAATACTTTTGATAATCCTGAAAAATCAGGATTTGATGTTTTATTAATGAATCCTCCTTTTTTGAGAAATGATAATCCGGAAGCCCCTATTACAATTGCGGACAAAACCTTAATGAATAGCGCAATAAGGAATAATGGGCAGCCAAACTTTGTTACTCTCGCTTCGCAACCGAATTTATATTTTTACTTCGTAAATTATGCGTTGCATTTTTTGAATGATAAGGGAAGGGCAGGATTAATATTAATGGCGAAATTTTTAAATAACGAGGAGGGAGAGCACTTAAAAGAATTTATATCAGATAAGGTTGAGGCCATTATATTATATCCTAGAAATTATTTTGAAGAGTTTAAAGTCACCACTGTAATTACAATTCTTAATAAACAGCCACCTAGTAAAATAAAGTTTTTGCGAATATTAGACTCTGATTTGTTATCTCGTCCAAATGACATTAAATCAATTCTTTCTTCGAATTCTGGCACGGTGATAACTTCAGATTACACAATTAAAGAGACGAATAGAGACATAGATTCTTCAGAAAATTGGAAGTTGTATTTAATTGATCCTGAGGATAAATTTCACAATCTAGATTCTCTTTCCTTTTTAGAGCCTTTGGATACTTTTTTTAAAATTAAGAAACGAGGGGGTGCCGAAAATTATGGAGGCTCTAAAATAATTTTTCCCGATTTTAAAAAAATACCATTTTCCGAAATAAACTCTTCGAATAAAGGTTTTGGTATTAAAAATAGTAGAAGTGCCAGAAAATTAATTTTAGACCAAGAAGATTTAGAGTCAGAGCCTGCTATACATTTTCCAAGTCGATATGATGATAATACAAATAACGGATTAGATGCTATTAATCAAAGTGACACTTCTCTAAATGCTGTTTTCAACATCCAAAATGCAATAGACGCAGGTAAATGGAAAAGAATAGTAAATACAGCTTATAGGAATAAAGTTTCATTTGACATTTTGATTCCTAGAGCAGAGAGAACTAAACATACATGTTATTATAATCCTTTTAACAATCCAGTGGTTTTAACTACTAATTTCTTTTATTTAAGAGGTTTTGAAAATGGAAATGCTGACTCTTCACTTTCTTCAAGCAGTCAAATGAAATTTATAGTTGCATTCTTAAATTCTTGTTTTGGCCAAATACAATTTGAAATTCACTCTAATAATCAAGAAGGATTAAGAAAGCTGGAGGGTTTTCATATTGACCAATTCAAAGTGCCAGATTTAAAACAATTAAGCAGAACTGAAATAATTTCGGCAGTAACTGCCTTTGAAAATCTTAATGAACAAAATATTTCTACAAGTGGAGATGAAGGATTAGCAACGCCTAGAAGAATTTTAGATGAAGAAATTGCGAAAATAATTTTCTTGAGGGATAATTTAGGTTTTAGCTCAAGTGGTGAATTAGCTGATTTTTTCGAACTCTTTTTAGCAGAGTTAGTAGAAGATAGAAAATTATGA
- a CDS encoding Eco57I restriction-modification methylase domain-containing protein: MFNTISKPYINDDVVKSFEEQLELFFSNDFKTKSETPAPDENLGQVFTSPILAKFMVSLFKKNKEINCSILDPCIGPNTFFKALPLDLANCNLKGIEIDKNLINDEIESFFSGSKRTLIQGSFFDLPISEKFDLIIQNPPYVRQELLRNGVNSKRNIKNNFLAGLTAVPSQSNLYIYFLLKSIVHLKDNGEMVAVIYDSWLYSSFGNFLKDSFLKLGSLQSIYHFKKSAFENVDVGATVIKFVKDKNKSKSFSYHSLKDLNDLRSYNDLNFHCQRFKQHELLTHSFNNESAIDFKLPLFKTLKSIVSQPIQRGTSAIINQHFIFTNNILPELKPIIKDISQIKTYSVYQGNAYVLAVSDTTSCNTKEYLDVIRNKILNSPPDKYKAVKNKILSGKNWFKIKTKSSGNFIFNYYLRNNVDFILNPNKCLSSDNFYNLSIPSSELVYLAILNSTFTRLNVLSNSRSQGNGLRKIQLYEFKEVKVVDVKNLSNQTSAKLNELGEKLLSVNRYQNEQQQIIEQIDNLLLNEYNEQYNSSFSLNDLKKELKEYYN, translated from the coding sequence ATGTTTAATACAATTTCTAAGCCATATATAAATGATGATGTTGTTAAATCCTTTGAGGAACAACTTGAGCTGTTTTTTTCGAACGACTTTAAAACAAAATCAGAGACACCAGCGCCAGATGAAAATTTAGGTCAAGTATTCACTTCTCCTATCTTGGCTAAGTTTATGGTAAGTTTGTTCAAGAAAAATAAAGAGATAAACTGTTCCATCCTTGATCCTTGCATTGGTCCAAATACTTTTTTCAAGGCTTTACCGCTAGATTTAGCCAATTGTAATCTTAAAGGAATTGAAATTGATAAAAATTTAATTAATGATGAAATTGAAAGTTTTTTTAGTGGTTCAAAAAGAACATTAATTCAAGGTAGTTTTTTTGATTTACCAATTTCCGAAAAATTCGATTTAATCATACAGAACCCACCATATGTAAGACAGGAGTTATTGCGGAATGGAGTTAACTCAAAGAGAAATATTAAAAACAACTTTTTAGCAGGTTTGACAGCAGTACCCTCTCAGTCTAACTTATATATCTATTTTCTGTTGAAATCAATTGTCCACTTGAAAGATAATGGGGAAATGGTTGCTGTAATTTATGATAGTTGGCTTTATAGTAGTTTTGGGAATTTTTTAAAAGACTCGTTTTTAAAATTAGGATCTTTGCAAAGCATTTACCATTTTAAAAAAAGTGCTTTTGAAAATGTTGATGTTGGAGCTACCGTAATTAAATTCGTAAAGGATAAAAATAAGAGTAAATCTTTCTCTTATCACTCTCTAAAAGATTTAAATGATTTGAGGAGCTATAATGACTTAAATTTTCATTGCCAAAGATTTAAACAACATGAATTATTGACACATTCTTTTAATAATGAAAGTGCAATAGATTTTAAATTGCCTCTATTTAAAACACTTAAATCCATCGTTTCTCAACCAATCCAACGAGGAACATCTGCTATAATCAACCAGCATTTTATATTTACCAATAATATTTTACCTGAATTAAAGCCAATTATTAAAGATATTTCTCAAATAAAAACCTATTCTGTTTATCAAGGAAATGCGTATGTTCTAGCAGTTAGTGATACAACTTCCTGCAATACTAAAGAGTATTTAGATGTAATAAGAAATAAGATACTTAATTCGCCGCCAGATAAATACAAAGCAGTAAAAAATAAAATATTATCTGGAAAAAATTGGTTTAAAATAAAAACAAAATCCAGTGGGAATTTTATTTTTAATTATTATCTCAGAAACAATGTAGACTTTATTCTAAATCCTAATAAATGTTTGTCTTCTGATAATTTTTATAATCTTAGTATTCCAAGTTCCGAATTGGTATATTTAGCAATATTAAACTCAACCTTTACAAGACTAAATGTTTTAAGTAACTCAAGAAGTCAAGGCAATGGTTTAAGGAAAATTCAGCTTTATGAATTCAAAGAAGTTAAAGTTGTAGATGTCAAAAATTTGTCTAATCAAACCTCTGCTAAATTAAATGAACTAGGAGAAAAATTGTTATCAGTAAATAGATATCAAAATGAACAACAACAAATAATTGAGCAAATTGATAATTTATTGCTCAATGAATATAACGAACAATATAATTCCTCATTTTCGCTAAATGACTTGAAAAAGGAATTAAAAGAATATTATAATTAA
- a CDS encoding helix-turn-helix domain-containing protein translates to MTLGQKIKILRESSGMLQRQLAAILEIGDGYLSKVESDQKVLRRAHLKTISKTFNYSYEELEALWIATKIYDIIKNEKEGLNALKVAEEQIKYQTGKNV, encoded by the coding sequence ATGACACTTGGGCAAAAAATTAAAATATTAAGAGAATCGTCAGGGATGCTACAAAGACAACTTGCGGCTATTCTTGAAATTGGAGATGGATATTTAAGTAAGGTTGAGAGTGATCAAAAAGTTCTCAGACGCGCTCATTTGAAAACGATAAGTAAAACTTTTAATTATTCCTATGAGGAATTAGAAGCGCTTTGGATTGCGACTAAAATTTATGATATTATCAAAAATGAGAAAGAAGGTCTAAATGCTTTAAAAGTAGCTGAAGAGCAAATTAAATATCAAACTGGTAAAAATGTTTAA
- a CDS encoding amidohydrolase family protein: protein MTKPLQLLLAFLLLGTGISFGQDTIAKKDSLATKELPLEPERKISLTTNEGTWISVDVSPDGKNIIFDMMGNLYRMPLTGGKAENITSGMAYDVHPRYSPNGKEIVFISDRSGADNIWLMDLETKETTQITEDDNQNYFSASWSPDGEYIVGAKGRRNIKLHLYHREGGKGAQLLDKPDNLKAIDPAFSHDGKSIYYSKRSGAWNYNAQLPQYQIGSYDMETGETTDVTARYGSAFTPVLSPNGKWLVYGTRFEDQTGLVRRELATGREEWLAYPIQRDDQESIASLGVLPAMSFTPNSDHLITYYGGKIHKINVETKQASEIPFEVDLDLHMGPEVIFKYPIKDDPTARVTQIRNAVPSPDGSKLAFTALNRLYVMDFPNGEPRRLTKHDFTEAHPAWSPDGSRIVFTTWQEEGGHLYSVNANGRNLKRLTSQSAIYSQPAYSYNSDRIAFLRGTAETYRNSFSGFGSRSREDLAWIPAEGGEVTIIERYKGRTNPHFTKVDDRVYLNDDEKLISIRWDGTDEKELLKVKGITPFGSSVHDHDHDHAALTQQNGAENDKASKPSIILISPDGKKALAKINNDIYSVTIPRFGKTPEISVANVDKAAFPASQVTEIGGEFPAWSGNSKNAHWSLGASHFVYDLAAAKVHNDSLKAAKKLKAEAEGKDASDDEEEGDEDEKENGDEEEDSEEEEITPKDEDSFKADEFEINITYQRALPQGAAVIKNARILTMKGDEIIQNGDILIKNNRIEAVGPAGSLDVPRGATEIDASGKTVMPGFIDTHAHLRPNAEIHKNQVWMYAANLAYGVTTTRDPQTGTTDVLTYADMVEAGMLAGPRIYSTGPGLGYWGYKLKDLDHTRRVLKQYSKYYDTKSIKMYLVGNRQMRQWVIQASKELELMPTTEGGLDFKLNMTQLLDGYPGHEHSFPVYPVYKDVIQTVAESKMAVTPTLLVSYGGPWAEEYYYATEQPYNDQKLQRFTPYEELARKSRRRGAWFMEEEHVFQKHAAMMKDLIDANGLVGVGSHGQLQGLGYHWELWALQSGGMDEHTALRAATILGAESLGLDGDLGTVEAGKLADLVILDGNPLENIRNSNTVRYVIKDGRIYNAESLDELHPEKKPAKESNWQTVQPENLPGIRE, encoded by the coding sequence ATGACAAAGCCCCTACAGCTGCTCCTGGCATTTTTACTGCTGGGAACCGGCATTAGCTTCGGCCAGGATACTATTGCCAAAAAAGACAGCCTGGCCACCAAGGAATTACCCCTGGAACCTGAAAGAAAGATATCCCTCACCACCAACGAGGGCACCTGGATCTCTGTAGACGTGAGCCCAGATGGGAAGAACATCATCTTTGATATGATGGGGAACCTTTACCGTATGCCCCTCACCGGCGGGAAGGCCGAGAATATTACCAGCGGGATGGCCTATGACGTGCACCCGCGCTACAGCCCCAACGGGAAGGAGATCGTTTTTATTTCAGACAGGAGCGGGGCAGACAATATCTGGCTTATGGACCTCGAGACCAAAGAGACCACCCAGATCACAGAAGATGATAACCAGAACTACTTTTCTGCCAGCTGGTCGCCAGATGGGGAATATATCGTAGGAGCCAAGGGCCGCCGCAATATCAAACTGCACCTCTACCACCGCGAGGGCGGCAAGGGCGCGCAGCTGCTTGATAAGCCAGATAATCTCAAGGCCATAGACCCCGCCTTTAGCCACGACGGGAAGAGCATTTACTATTCAAAACGCAGCGGTGCGTGGAATTACAACGCGCAGCTCCCGCAGTACCAAATTGGCAGCTATGATATGGAGACGGGGGAGACTACAGATGTTACTGCCCGCTACGGCAGTGCTTTCACCCCTGTGCTGTCCCCCAATGGAAAATGGCTTGTCTACGGTACCCGCTTTGAGGACCAAACCGGGCTGGTAAGGCGCGAGCTCGCCACCGGCCGCGAGGAGTGGCTGGCATATCCCATACAGCGCGATGACCAGGAGTCTATCGCTTCCCTTGGCGTGCTGCCGGCGATGTCCTTTACGCCCAACAGCGATCATCTTATCACTTATTACGGCGGAAAGATCCACAAGATCAATGTGGAGACAAAACAAGCTTCAGAAATTCCTTTTGAGGTAGACCTGGACCTGCACATGGGGCCCGAGGTTATTTTCAAATATCCCATCAAGGATGATCCCACTGCCCGGGTGACGCAAATAAGGAATGCCGTGCCGTCTCCGGATGGTTCCAAACTGGCGTTCACGGCCCTTAACAGGTTGTACGTGATGGATTTTCCAAACGGGGAACCCCGCAGGCTTACAAAGCACGATTTTACCGAGGCTCACCCCGCCTGGTCGCCAGATGGGAGCCGCATTGTTTTCACCACCTGGCAGGAAGAGGGCGGGCATCTTTACAGCGTGAATGCCAACGGCCGCAATTTGAAGAGGCTCACCTCCCAGAGCGCCATCTACTCCCAGCCCGCGTATTCCTATAACAGTGACAGGATCGCGTTCCTGAGGGGTACTGCTGAAACGTATCGCAATTCCTTTAGCGGCTTTGGCTCCCGCAGCCGTGAAGATCTCGCGTGGATCCCTGCGGAAGGTGGGGAGGTCACCATTATTGAGCGGTACAAAGGCAGGACGAATCCGCACTTCACGAAGGTGGACGATCGCGTTTATCTGAATGATGACGAAAAACTGATCTCTATCCGCTGGGATGGGACCGATGAAAAAGAGCTGCTGAAGGTAAAGGGGATCACCCCCTTCGGAAGTTCTGTCCACGACCACGATCACGACCACGCCGCCCTGACGCAGCAGAACGGGGCTGAAAATGATAAAGCCTCGAAGCCATCTATTATCCTGATCTCTCCCGATGGGAAGAAGGCGCTGGCAAAGATCAACAACGATATTTATTCGGTAACCATTCCAAGATTCGGAAAAACGCCGGAGATCTCTGTTGCCAATGTAGATAAAGCCGCTTTCCCCGCATCACAGGTGACTGAAATTGGAGGGGAATTCCCGGCCTGGAGCGGTAACTCCAAAAATGCCCACTGGTCCCTTGGTGCCAGCCATTTCGTTTACGACCTGGCAGCAGCAAAAGTGCACAATGACAGCCTGAAAGCAGCCAAAAAACTGAAAGCCGAAGCTGAAGGGAAAGATGCTTCAGATGATGAGGAGGAAGGCGATGAAGATGAGAAAGAGAACGGGGATGAGGAAGAAGATTCAGAAGAAGAGGAGATCACCCCAAAAGATGAGGATAGTTTCAAGGCTGATGAGTTTGAGATAAACATCACCTACCAGAGAGCCCTTCCGCAGGGAGCAGCTGTCATAAAGAACGCCCGCATCCTTACGATGAAGGGAGACGAGATCATCCAGAATGGGGATATTCTCATCAAGAACAACCGGATTGAAGCCGTGGGACCTGCCGGAAGCCTGGACGTGCCCCGCGGTGCGACTGAGATCGACGCATCTGGTAAGACCGTGATGCCGGGCTTCATTGATACCCACGCGCACTTACGACCTAATGCTGAGATCCATAAGAACCAGGTTTGGATGTATGCCGCCAACCTCGCCTATGGGGTCACCACCACCCGAGACCCGCAAACCGGAACCACAGATGTGCTTACGTATGCAGATATGGTGGAAGCCGGGATGCTGGCAGGACCGCGAATCTACAGCACAGGACCGGGTCTTGGATACTGGGGTTATAAGCTGAAGGATCTTGACCACACCAGGCGGGTCCTGAAACAATACAGTAAATACTACGACACCAAGAGCATTAAGATGTACCTGGTAGGAAACAGGCAAATGCGCCAGTGGGTGATCCAGGCCAGTAAAGAACTCGAACTAATGCCAACCACAGAGGGCGGACTCGATTTCAAACTGAATATGACTCAGTTACTCGACGGCTATCCCGGGCACGAGCATTCCTTTCCGGTGTATCCCGTTTACAAAGACGTGATCCAGACTGTTGCCGAATCTAAAATGGCGGTAACCCCTACCCTGCTCGTTTCCTATGGCGGGCCGTGGGCAGAGGAATATTACTACGCTACAGAGCAGCCTTACAACGATCAAAAGCTACAGCGCTTCACCCCTTACGAGGAACTGGCGAGAAAATCCAGAAGACGCGGCGCCTGGTTCATGGAAGAGGAACACGTTTTCCAAAAACATGCTGCGATGATGAAAGACCTAATCGACGCCAACGGACTTGTAGGTGTGGGTAGTCACGGTCAGCTACAGGGCTTGGGTTACCACTGGGAGCTCTGGGCCCTTCAAAGCGGCGGAATGGATGAGCACACCGCCCTGCGCGCCGCCACCATCCTGGGAGCAGAATCCCTTGGCCTCGACGGCGACCTGGGAACGGTAGAAGCCGGAAAACTGGCAGATCTTGTGATCCTGGATGGGAATCCGCTGGAGAACATCCGCAACAGCAACACCGTTCGCTACGTCATCAAAGACGGAAGGATCTACAACGCCGAAAGCCTCGACGAGCTCCACCCCGAAAAGAAACCGGCCAAAGAATCTAATTGGCAAACCGTGCAGCCGGAGAATTTGCCGGGGATACGGGAGTAG
- a CDS encoding sterol desaturase family protein, producing MIHGITSASTFLIFIAIFFIAILLRYFVAAGVFYGYYYVWNAGKYKNLRLSKRKLRKGQVRKEILWSIKSSLVFAAFGAVTFWLWQQGYTAIYLDAAQYPYWYLPVSLVIILLLHETYYYWVHRWMHNPKVFRKVHKVHHDSLAPTPWTAFSFHWWESILEALILPLILVFIPVNIYVLGFYLIIMTISSVVNHLDIEIYPPAFMNSKVGKLFIGATHHHHHHSEFNTNYGLYFTFWDKWMGTESSR from the coding sequence ATGATCCACGGAATAACATCGGCCTCCACCTTTTTAATCTTCATCGCCATCTTTTTCATCGCGATCCTGCTGCGGTATTTTGTGGCGGCGGGGGTGTTCTATGGGTATTATTACGTTTGGAATGCTGGTAAATACAAAAACCTGCGGCTTAGTAAACGGAAACTCAGAAAAGGGCAGGTGAGGAAGGAGATCCTTTGGAGCATAAAATCCTCTTTGGTCTTCGCGGCCTTTGGTGCCGTTACTTTCTGGTTGTGGCAACAAGGATATACCGCTATTTATCTGGATGCAGCCCAATATCCCTACTGGTACCTCCCTGTAAGTCTCGTCATCATTCTGCTGCTGCACGAGACTTATTACTACTGGGTTCACAGGTGGATGCACAATCCCAAAGTTTTCAGGAAAGTGCATAAGGTGCACCACGACAGCCTGGCGCCCACTCCCTGGACCGCCTTTTCCTTCCACTGGTGGGAATCGATCCTGGAGGCGCTTATCCTTCCGCTTATTCTTGTTTTTATTCCGGTGAATATTTATGTGCTGGGATTTTATTTGATTATTATGACCATAAGCAGTGTAGTGAACCACCTGGACATTGAGATCTATCCCCCGGCATTTATGAATAGTAAAGTCGGGAAACTATTCATCGGTGCCACACATCACCATCATCATCATTCCGAGTTTAATACCAACTATGGGCTTTATTTTACGTTTTGGGATAAGTGGATGGGAACTGAAAGTAGTCGGTAG
- a CDS encoding protein-L-isoaspartate(D-aspartate) O-methyltransferase has protein sequence MKTGIILLGLILFIIIPETVQDGFQQQREQMVKRQLEARGIKDQATLDAMRKVERHKLVPEDMKKNAYRDGPLPIGGGQTISQPFMVAFMTEAIMPKPDMKVLEIGTGSGYQAAVLAEIVDEVYTIEIVEELARRVQGDLKDMGYNNIHFKVGDGYHGWEEHAPFDAIIVTAAPEEIPPRLVEQLKEGGRMVIPVGARGTVQNLQLIEKRANGKIRTRELMPVRFVPFTRD, from the coding sequence ATGAAAACAGGAATAATTTTACTTGGATTAATCCTCTTCATCATAATTCCCGAAACTGTTCAGGATGGATTCCAGCAACAGCGGGAACAAATGGTGAAGAGGCAGCTGGAGGCGCGTGGAATAAAAGATCAAGCCACTTTGGATGCCATGCGCAAAGTAGAGCGGCATAAACTGGTGCCCGAAGATATGAAAAAAAATGCCTATCGGGACGGTCCGCTGCCAATAGGAGGGGGGCAAACTATTTCGCAACCCTTTATGGTAGCCTTTATGACAGAAGCTATAATGCCAAAACCAGATATGAAGGTGCTGGAGATTGGAACCGGCAGTGGATATCAGGCAGCGGTGCTGGCAGAGATCGTTGATGAGGTATATACCATTGAAATTGTGGAAGAACTAGCCCGCCGGGTACAGGGAGATCTAAAAGATATGGGCTATAATAATATTCACTTTAAAGTAGGTGACGGCTATCATGGCTGGGAGGAACATGCTCCATTTGATGCTATCATCGTCACTGCCGCCCCGGAAGAAATTCCGCCCCGGTTGGTGGAGCAACTAAAGGAAGGCGGCAGAATGGTCATCCCGGTAGGTGCCAGGGGAACGGTGCAAAACCTGCAACTTATTGAGAAACGTGCAAATGGAAAAATAAGGACCCGGGAGCTTATGCCGGTGAGGTTCGTGCCGTTTACGAGGGATTAG